Proteins from a genomic interval of Benincasa hispida cultivar B227 chromosome 7, ASM972705v1, whole genome shotgun sequence:
- the LOC120082194 gene encoding glycosyl hydrolase 5 family protein-like translates to MKETTRSMKGLILFCSVAAVWLQAAVGLPLHTDSRWIVDEEGQRVKLRCVNWVSHLEAVVAEGLSKQPIDEISNRIESFGFNCVRLTWPLFLATNDSLNSLTVRQSFQRLGLAEAIAGIQANNPFIIDLPLIKAFEAVVGKLGEGKLMVILDNHISKPGWCCSNFDGNGFFGDQYFSPELWIKGLTRMAAMFNGVAHVVGMSLRNELRGPKQNVNDWYRYMQRGAEAVHSANPDVLIILSGLSFDRDLSFLKNQPINLTFTAKLVYEVHWYGFSDGSSWESGNSNQVCGRVTNNLMKMSGFILEQGFPLFISEFGVDQRGTNINDNRYLSCFLSVAAEFDLDWALWTLVGSYYLREGVVGLNEFYGILDWNWCSLRNSSFLQRISALQSPFQGPGLEERRQYNVIFHPLTGLCVVRKSLLDPLKLGPCVDSDPWYYTPQKFLTLKGTYFCIQAEEMGKQAKLGIICTVSNAKWDMISDSKMHLSSKVSNGSMVCLDVDSSTNEIVTNSCKCLGRDSACDPSSQWFKLVNSTRSLGRARSMVSMVGSSLGNVVTKFVELGYGST, encoded by the exons ATGAAGGAAACAACTAGATCGATGAAGGGGTTGATTTTGTTTTGCTCTGTCGCCGCCGTGTGGCTTCAGGCGGCCGTGGGGCTGCCGTTACACACAGATTCACGGTGGATCGTTGACGAAGAAGGGCAGAGAGTTAAACTAAGATGCGTAAATTGGGTGTCGCATTTGGAGGCGGTGGTGGCGGAGGGGCTTTCAAAGCAACCCATCGACGAGATTTCGAACAGAATCGAGTCGTTCGGATTCAACTGCGTGAGACTCACTTGGCCACTGTTTTTAGCCACAAACGATTCTTTGAATTCCCTCACCGTCCGACAGTCTTTCCAGCGGCTGGGACTGGCCGAAGCCATCGCCGGAATCCAAGCCAACAACCCCTTCATCATCGATCTTCCTCTAATAAAAGCTTTTGAG GCGGTGGTGGGGAAGTTGGGGGAGGGGAAATTAATGGTGATATTGGACAATCATATAAGCAAGCCAGGGTGGTGCTGCAGTAACTTCGACGGAAATGGGTTTTTCGGGGATCAGTATTTCAGTCCGGAGTTATGGATTAAAGGCCTTACTCGAATGGCCGCCATGTTTAACGGCGTGGCCCATGTTGTTGGGATGAGCCTTAGGAATGAGCTTCGTGGCCCAAAACAGAATGTCAACGACTGGTACAG GTACATGCAAAGAGGAGCAGAAGCAGTTCATTCAGCAAACCCAGACGTTCTCATAATCCTCTCAGGACTTAGCTTCGACAGAGACTTATCTTTTCTCAAAAACCAACCCATAAACCTCACATTCACAGCCAAATTAGTATATGAAGTTCATTGGTATGGTTTTTCAGATGGATCTTCATGGGAATCAGGCAACTCAAACCAAGTATGTGGAAGAGTAACAAACAACTTAATGAAAATGTCGGGATTTATATTAGAACAAGGATTTCCTCTGTTTATAAGTGAATTTGGAGTTGATCAAAGAGGAACCAATATAAATGACAACAGATATTTGAGCTGCTTCTTGTCTGTAGCAGCTGAATTTGACCTTGATTGGGCACTTTGGACACTTGTTGGAAGCTACTATTTAAGAGAAGGGGTTGTTGGTTTGAATGAATTTTATGGAATTCTTGATTGGAATTGGTGTAGTCTTAGAAATTCATCTTTTCTTCAAAGGATTTCTGCTCTTCAatctccatttcaaggtccaggATTAGAAGAAAGAAGGCAATATAATGTGATTTTCCACCCATTAACTGGGTTATGTGTGGTGAGAAAATCATTATTAGATCCCTTGAAATTAGGCCCATGTGTTGATTCAGATCCTTGGTATTATACTCCACAGAAGTTTTTGACTCTTAAAGGGACTTATTTTTGTATACAAGCAGAGGAAATGGGGAAGCAAGCAAAACTGGGGATTATATGTACTGTTTCTAATGCTAAATGGGATATGATTTCTGATTCAAAAATGCATCTTTCTTCAAAAGTTAGTAATGGGTCCATGGTTTGCTTGGATGTGGATTCGAGCACGAATGAAATTGTGaccaattcttgtaagtgtttGGGTCGGGACTCGGCATGCGACCCGAGTAGCCAATGGTTCAAGCTCGTTAATAGTACGAGAAGTTTGGGCAGGGCAAGGTCGATGGTTAGTATGGTTGGTTCATCTTTGGGCAATGTTGTGACAAAATTTGTAGAATTGGGTTATGGAAGTACGTAA